Below is a genomic region from Sinobacterium norvegicum.
TGTTCACATGCATGAGAGCGTTGACCGCCCTGAGATGCTGCTGGGCTCTACCTACAAGATTAAGACGCCGCTTTCCGAGCATGCGCTATACATTACAATTAATGATATTGTGTTGAACCCCGGCACAGAGCACGAGATGCGCCGTCCTTTTGAGATGTTTATCAACTCTAAAAACATGGATCAATTTCAGTGGGTTGTGGCCTTGACGCGGGTTGTTTCTGCTGTTTTCCGTAAAGGTGGCGATGTTACCTTCCTGGCGGAAGAGTTGAAGGCGGTGTTCGATCCTCAGGGTGGTTATTTCAAGCGCGGCGGTAAGTTTATGCCGTCGTTGGTTGCCGAGATTGGTGAGGCTATCGAGTCGCATATGCGGATGATTGGTCTGATTAAGAATGACGGCCTTGATGAGACGCAAAAGAAGTTTATCGATGCCAAACGTGCTGAGTATGAAAGCGCTCAAAATCCGGGTAGTGCCGATGCAACCGAGGGTGATGCTGCCTTTCCATCCGCTGCGGTGATGTGCAATAAGTGCTCTAATAAAGCGGTTATCCGTATGGATGGGTGTAATACCTGCCTCAATTGCGGCGATTCTAAGTGCGGTTAATCACTGTTGTGTGTCACCGTAAACAAAGCCCGCTATGACGCGGGCTTTGTCTTGTATGGCTTCTGTGTTTAAGTCATTAAACCTATTATTAAGTGAGAACATTCGATGACAACAACTGTTAAATTCAAGCGTTTGGGTGATCATCTCCTGCCACTACCGAGTCGTGGTAATGAGTTTGCCGCCGGTATCGATCTGGCCTATGCCGGTGAAGATACTGTGATTGCTGCAGGGCAGAGAGCGCTGTTGAAATCGGGTTATGCGGTGATGCTCCCGGCTGGCCACTATGGTCGTGTCGCCCCGCGCTCCGGCTTGGCCTATAAACATGGCATTGACGTGATGGCCGGGGTGATCGATATCGATTATCGTGGTGAGGTTGGCATTATCTTGTTCAACAGCAGCGAGGTCGATTTCAGCGTTAATTTTGGTGATAAGATTGCCCAGCTAATCATCGAAAAAGCCGCCTATTTTGCCCCCGAGCTAGTCGATGAGTTACCCGAGACCGATCGCGGCGAGGGTGGTTACGGCAGCACGGGCAGCTCTGCGCTGTAAAACCTGGCAATGAATAAGATTGTGATCGCCGCTATCAGTCTCGTACTGTTAGCGGCGTTATTTTATGGGCTTAATAGGCCGACAACGCTGCAATTAGTCGTGGTCAATAATAGCCCCCGAGCCGTCGATAGCTTTGTCTTAACGGGTTCGGGTATTACCGCGGCTAATGGTCAGTCGGTGCCGGCGATACCGGCGGGTGGGGTGGTCGAACAACAAGTCGATTTACAACCCGTTGGGCGTCTACGCTTTGTCGCGAAGCAGGGCTTGAACCGTGCCAGCGGTATTCTGGTTAAGCGAGTCGAGCGCTGGCAGCTGTATCAGATAATCATTACCGTCGATGGCAATAATCGCTATCAGATCGAGCAGCAATAGCGATTATGGCGAGCTGGATTAGCTGTCTCGGCGCTTCAGGTAGACACCGGTTTCCATGTGATGGGTATAGGGAAACTGATCAAAAAAGGCCAGTTTAACCACCTCGTGTGTTTGATTAATAGTGGTGAGGTTTTCGGCCAGCGTATGCGGGTTGCATGAGACATAGAGTATGTTGTCGAAGCGCTGTACCAGCTTGACGGTTTCGCTGTCGAGGCCGGCGCGGGGTGGGTCGACTAAAACAGTCGAGAACTGGTAGCTGTCGAGATCGACACCTTTCAGCCGCCTAAACTCGCGCTCGCCGTTGAGCGCCTGGGTAAATTCCTCGCTCGACATGCGAATAATGGTCAAATTATCGATGTTGTTTTCGGCGATATTGTACTGTGCCGAGTGCACCGAGGTCTTGGAGATCTCGGTGGCCAGTACCTTATCAAACTGGCGAGACAGCGGCAGGGTAAAGTTGCCGTTGCCGCAATACAGTTCGACCAAATCGCCGCCATTATCTTTGCTGGCATCGACGGCCCAGTTAATCATACTGCAGTTCATCTTGGCATTGGGTTGGGTAAAGCCACCCTCTACCTGTTTGTAGCTGAACTCACCCAGGCTCAGCGGCAATTTTTCGATCACAAAATCGCGATCGAGGCAGATTTTCATCTTGCGGGCACGGCCAATAATATCGATGCCGAGGCGTTTTTTTAGTGCCGTTGCCTCGCTGATCCATTGGTCGTCGAGCTGGCGGTGGTAAATCAGAGTCACCAGCATATCGCCGGCCAAGGTCGACAGAAATTCAACCTGAAACAGTCGATGGCGCAGCGTGGTAGAGCTTTTAAGCTCCTCGATCAGCACCGGCATCAGTGTGTTAATGGCCTCGCCGGCGACGGGAAAGCTATCGACTCGAACCGGTTTTTTTGCCGCCGCAGGGTTAAACATCACGTAGTAAAGCTCATCGTCTTGGTGCCAGACTTTGAATTCGGTGCGCATACGGTAGTACTGCTTATCCGAGGCAAAGACTTCTGCCTCAGGCATGGCGACATCGTCGAAAAGGGCGCGGGTGGTGGCAACCTTGTCGTTGAGTAATTGATCGTATTGTTCGGGCTTAAACTGGCTGAGTGGCATAGCAAATAAACCAAGTGATGAGTGAACTGAAAAACGTCGCGATTATAACTGATATCGTGTGAGTGCAATATGTTAGAGTGAGATAAATTGTAGGTGACAGAATTTTAGGAGAAAAGTGTGAGTATTTTGGTGACCGGCGGAGCCGGCTATATAGGCAGTCATACCTGTGTCGAGTTGTTACAGTCGGGCTACGATGTGGTGGTAGTCGATAATTTAACCAACAGCTCAGCGGAGTCCTTGGCGCGGGTGAAAACGATTACCAATCAATCGCCAACTTTTTATCATGCCGATGTCCGCGATAAAGCCGCCTTAACGGCTATTTTCACCCGGCATGAGATTACCGCCGTGATTCACTTTGCTGGCCTAAAAGCCGTCGGCGAGTCGGTGGCACAGCCGCTGCGTTACTACCAAAACAATGTTGCCGGCACATTGGTATTGTGTGAAGTGATGGCTGA
It encodes:
- a CDS encoding NrdJb — its product is MATKISKKIVGYKVVNAEEEKARTEQAQAVAEQEAKDQAMANVVHMHESVDRPEMLLGSTYKIKTPLSEHALYITINDIVLNPGTEHEMRRPFEMFINSKNMDQFQWVVALTRVVSAVFRKGGDVTFLAEELKAVFDPQGGYFKRGGKFMPSLVAEIGEAIESHMRMIGLIKNDGLDETQKKFIDAKRAEYESAQNPGSADATEGDAAFPSAAVMCNKCSNKAVIRMDGCNTCLNCGDSKCG
- the trmA gene encoding tRNA (uridine(54)-C5)-methyltransferase TrmA; amino-acid sequence: MPLSQFKPEQYDQLLNDKVATTRALFDDVAMPEAEVFASDKQYYRMRTEFKVWHQDDELYYVMFNPAAAKKPVRVDSFPVAGEAINTLMPVLIEELKSSTTLRHRLFQVEFLSTLAGDMLVTLIYHRQLDDQWISEATALKKRLGIDIIGRARKMKICLDRDFVIEKLPLSLGEFSYKQVEGGFTQPNAKMNCSMINWAVDASKDNGGDLVELYCGNGNFTLPLSRQFDKVLATEISKTSVHSAQYNIAENNIDNLTIIRMSSEEFTQALNGEREFRRLKGVDLDSYQFSTVLVDPPRAGLDSETVKLVQRFDNILYVSCNPHTLAENLTTINQTHEVVKLAFFDQFPYTHHMETGVYLKRRDS
- the dut gene encoding dUTP diphosphatase, whose protein sequence is MTTTVKFKRLGDHLLPLPSRGNEFAAGIDLAYAGEDTVIAAGQRALLKSGYAVMLPAGHYGRVAPRSGLAYKHGIDVMAGVIDIDYRGEVGIILFNSSEVDFSVNFGDKIAQLIIEKAAYFAPELVDELPETDRGEGGYGSTGSSAL